A portion of the Gossypium arboreum isolate Shixiya-1 chromosome 8, ASM2569848v2, whole genome shotgun sequence genome contains these proteins:
- the LOC108468327 gene encoding uncharacterized protein LOC108468327 isoform X2 encodes MKTEKQISSSTMGAASVEDIEVGFEEAMSWLPSHVLDEAIWETKIKKDDVNCNYHRHRSKLPAQPFFQPWRGSWRRHQKPRYCGNGGASGGPGMQAFFLDSGQKSCGTGVFLPQRAGTISHSSRRPACSPVLLPSRVVQALNLNVHELGLQISPRRDPRNNTSTRRGELNNSLNNNSNNGNKNGKDHASTKRCVVSQTETSSADIFLPREWTY; translated from the exons ATGAAAACTGAAAAGCAAATTTCAAGTTCAACAATGGGTGCAGCTAGCGTCGAGGATATAGAGGTTGGGTTCGAAGAAGCTATGTCATGGCTGCCTTCTCATGTTCTCGACGAGGCTATTTGGGAAACCAAGATAAAAAAG GATGATGTGAACTGCAATTATCATCGCCATCGTTCCAAGTTGCCTGCTCAGCCTTTTTTTCAACCg TGGAGGGGGAGCTGGAGACGGCATCAGAAACCAAGATATTGTGGCAACGGGGGAGCATCCGGAGGACCTGGAATGCAGGCATTCTTCCTAGATTCAGGCCAAAAATCATGCGGCACTGGTGTTTTCCTTCCCCAGAGAGCTGGCACCATTTCTCATTCAAGCAGAAGACCAG CTTGTTCTCCAGTTCTTCTCCCTTCTCGGGTTGTTCAAGCTCTCAACCTCAACGTTCATGAATTAGGCCTCCAAATCTCTCCTCGCCGTG ATCCCAGAAACAATACAAGTACAAGACGTGGAGAGTTGAATAATTCGttgaataataatagtaataatggtAATAAAAATGGAAAGGATCATGCATCAACAAAACGTTGTGTGGTTTCCCAAACCGAAACTTCTTCGGCGGATATATTTCTTCCTAGAGAATGGACTTACTAG
- the LOC108468327 gene encoding uncharacterized protein LOC108468327 isoform X1: MKTEKQISSSTMGAASVEDIEVGFEEAMSWLPSHVLDEAIWETKIKKDDVNCNYHRHRSKLPAQPFFQPQWRGSWRRHQKPRYCGNGGASGGPGMQAFFLDSGQKSCGTGVFLPQRAGTISHSSRRPACSPVLLPSRVVQALNLNVHELGLQISPRRDPRNNTSTRRGELNNSLNNNSNNGNKNGKDHASTKRCVVSQTETSSADIFLPREWTY, from the exons ATGAAAACTGAAAAGCAAATTTCAAGTTCAACAATGGGTGCAGCTAGCGTCGAGGATATAGAGGTTGGGTTCGAAGAAGCTATGTCATGGCTGCCTTCTCATGTTCTCGACGAGGCTATTTGGGAAACCAAGATAAAAAAG GATGATGTGAACTGCAATTATCATCGCCATCGTTCCAAGTTGCCTGCTCAGCCTTTTTTTCAACCg CAGTGGAGGGGGAGCTGGAGACGGCATCAGAAACCAAGATATTGTGGCAACGGGGGAGCATCCGGAGGACCTGGAATGCAGGCATTCTTCCTAGATTCAGGCCAAAAATCATGCGGCACTGGTGTTTTCCTTCCCCAGAGAGCTGGCACCATTTCTCATTCAAGCAGAAGACCAG CTTGTTCTCCAGTTCTTCTCCCTTCTCGGGTTGTTCAAGCTCTCAACCTCAACGTTCATGAATTAGGCCTCCAAATCTCTCCTCGCCGTG ATCCCAGAAACAATACAAGTACAAGACGTGGAGAGTTGAATAATTCGttgaataataatagtaataatggtAATAAAAATGGAAAGGATCATGCATCAACAAAACGTTGTGTGGTTTCCCAAACCGAAACTTCTTCGGCGGATATATTTCTTCCTAGAGAATGGACTTACTAG